The Suncus etruscus isolate mSunEtr1 chromosome 14, mSunEtr1.pri.cur, whole genome shotgun sequence genome contains a region encoding:
- the IRF8 gene encoding interferon regulatory factor 8, with translation MCDRSGGRRLRQWLVEQIDSGLYPGLVWESSEKSLFRIPWKHAGKQDYNQEVDASIFKAWAVFKGKFKEGDKAEPATWKTRLRCALNKSPDFEEVTERSQLDISEPYKVYRIVPEEEQKCKLGGAGPGCASDGMDRGCEDVLKEPCADDYMGALKRSPSPPEACRGQHPPDLWAQQPGPGLPLSTGYAAYEGHHPAFSQMVISFYYGGKLMGQTTTTCPQGCRLSLPGTRPSGPEGLELVRFPPADTIANERQRQVTRKLFGHLERGVLLHCSHQGVLVRRLCQGRVFCSGNAVPCQDRPNKLERDEVVKVFDTSQFFRDLQLFYSSQSRLPDSRVVLCFGEEFPDTAPLRSKLILVQVEQLYAQQLVEEARKSFGPGTLLPPEETTADQVFRLFPDICASHPRPFFRENQQITV, from the exons ATGTGTGACCGAAGCGGGGGTCGGCGGCTGCGCCAGTGGCTAGTGGAGCAGATCGACAGTGGCCTGTACCCGGGGCTGGTGTGGGAGAGCAGTGAGAAGAGCCTGTTCCGGATCCCCTGGAAACATGCAGGCAAGCAGGACTACAACCAAGAGGTGGATGCCTCCATCTTTAAG GCCTGGGCTGTCTTCAAAGGAAAGTTTAAGGAGGGGGACAAGGCCGAACCGGCCACGTGGAAGACCAGACTGCGCTGTGCCCTCAACAAGAGCCCCGACTTCGAGGAGGTGACTGAACGCTCTCAACTGGACATCTCGGAGCCCTACAAAGTCTACCGCATCGTGCCTGAGGAGGAGCAGAAAT GCAAACTGGGAGGCGCGGGCCCTGGCTGTGCAAGCGATGGTATGGACAGAGGGTGTGAGGACGTGCTCAAGGAG CCCTGCGCGGACGATTACATGGGTGCCCTAAAGCGGAGCCCCTCCCCGCCTGAGGCCTGCAGGGGTCAGCACCCCCCGGACTTGTGGGCACAGCAGCCAGGTCCAG GCTTGCCGCTGAGCACGGGCTATGCAGCCTACGAAGGGCATCACCCAG CCTTCTCACAGATGGTCATCAGCTTCTACTACGGGGGCAAGCTAATGGGCCAGACCACCACCACCTGCCCCCAGGGCTGCCGCTTGTCCCTGCCGGGCACCAGGCCGAGCGGGCCCGAGGGCCTGGAGCTGGTGCGCTTCCCGCCAGCCGACACCATCGCCAATGAGCGGCAGCGCCAGGTGACGCGGAAGCTCTTCGGGCACCTGGAGCGGGGTGTCCTGCTGCACTGCAGTCACCAGGGGGTGCTGGTGCGGCGACTGTGTCAGGGCCGCGTCTTCTGCAGCGGCAACGCGGTGCCCTGCCAGGACAGGCCCAACAAGCTGGAGCGTGATGAGGTGGTCAAGGTCTTCGACACCAGCCAGTTCTTCCGAG ACCTGCAGCTGTTCTACAGCAGCCAAAGCCGCCTGCCGGACTCGCGCGTGGTGCTCTGCTTCGGGGAGGAGTTTCCTGACACAGCCCCACTTCGCTCAAAGCTCATCCTTGTGCAG GTGGAGCAGCTTTATGCCCAGCAGCTGGTGGAGGAAGCCAGGAAGAGCTTTGGGCCCGGGACACTGCTGCCACCTGAGGAGACTACGGCCGACCAGGTTTTCCGGCTCTTCCCCGACATCTGTGCCTCGCACCCACGGCCCTTCTTCAGGGAGAACCAGCAGATCACAGTTTGA